One genomic segment of Streptomyces sp. TLI_146 includes these proteins:
- a CDS encoding AraC family transcriptional regulator produces the protein MPPLHRLEVPMPNSLPFAMGTFDTIGAMARADFPHRHTFYEIVHVTGGTGTHILDLARFSLRPPHLCVIAPGQVHQWECADGPEGWVVLFTEDFLLDHPDDRALLRGLGPRPWLELDEEADAWTSSLVAEMYAEYRTGAEGFHGVIRALLHVLLVRAARLAAPPVSEAVARASGVAGEFTALVSRADDLPSSVRACADRIGVSVGYLTEAVKEATGRTPGELIRQARTHEAKRLLLHTELSVRQVAGRVGFGDPAYFCRFFRRETGTSPGDFRRGGGDFHHDHRVASIARPGPPA, from the coding sequence GTGCCGCCGTTGCACCGGCTGGAGGTGCCGATGCCCAACTCGCTGCCGTTCGCGATGGGCACCTTCGACACCATCGGCGCGATGGCGAGAGCCGACTTCCCGCACCGGCACACCTTCTACGAAATCGTGCATGTCACCGGCGGCACCGGCACCCACATCCTCGACCTCGCCCGGTTCTCGCTGCGGCCGCCGCACCTCTGTGTCATCGCGCCCGGGCAGGTCCACCAGTGGGAGTGTGCGGACGGGCCCGAGGGGTGGGTGGTCCTGTTCACGGAGGACTTTCTGCTCGATCACCCCGACGACCGCGCCCTGTTGCGCGGACTCGGTCCACGGCCCTGGCTTGAGCTCGACGAGGAGGCCGACGCCTGGACGTCGTCGCTTGTGGCGGAGATGTACGCGGAGTACCGGACGGGCGCCGAGGGCTTCCACGGGGTGATCCGCGCGTTGTTGCACGTGCTCCTCGTGCGCGCCGCCCGGTTGGCCGCGCCGCCCGTCAGCGAGGCCGTCGCCCGCGCGAGCGGCGTCGCGGGGGAGTTCACGGCCCTGGTCAGCCGCGCCGACGACCTGCCGTCTTCCGTACGGGCCTGCGCCGATCGGATCGGGGTGTCCGTGGGGTATCTGACCGAGGCCGTGAAGGAGGCCACCGGTCGTACGCCCGGCGAGCTCATCCGGCAGGCCCGCACTCACGAGGCCAAACGGCTGCTGCTGCACACTGAGTTGAGTGTGCGTCAGGTCGCCGGGCGCGTCGGGTTCGGCGATCCCGCCTACTTCTGCCGGTTCTTCCGCCGCGAGACCGGTACCAGCCCCGGTGACTTCCGGCGCGGCGGCGGAGATTTTCACCACGACCACCGCGTTGCGTCCATCGCCCGGCCCGGACCGCCCGCCTAG
- a CDS encoding carbohydrate-binding protein, translating into MDGENDATTRDDSRPGPSRKTVLRAALAAGVAVPVSLAAVPALARGSVGTGTTPELTPSCDDGDHPTPAQTEGPYFKPNSPLRTSLLEPGTQGTRLTVTGYVFGRACLPISGVLLDFWQADTNGAYDNTGFTLRGHQFTDARGAFTLTTVVPGLYPGRTRHIHVKAQAPGRPVLTTQLYFPGEPRNNTDSIFDARLLMTVRDAGGAKEAAFDFVLDVAQSPTPTASPTTAPPGTTWAVGTSYRSGDRVDYGGRPYVCLQAHTAQPGWEPPNVPALWRAA; encoded by the coding sequence ATGGATGGCGAGAACGACGCGACAACCCGTGACGACAGCCGGCCGGGGCCCAGCCGCAAGACCGTGCTGCGAGCCGCCCTCGCGGCCGGCGTCGCCGTGCCCGTGTCGCTGGCCGCGGTGCCCGCCCTGGCGCGCGGTTCCGTCGGCACCGGCACCACCCCCGAGCTCACCCCGTCGTGCGACGACGGCGACCACCCCACCCCCGCACAGACCGAGGGGCCGTACTTCAAACCCAACTCCCCCCTGCGCACCTCACTCCTGGAACCGGGCACCCAGGGCACCCGCCTCACCGTCACCGGATACGTCTTCGGCCGGGCCTGTCTCCCCATTTCGGGCGTGCTGCTCGACTTCTGGCAGGCGGACACCAACGGCGCGTACGACAACACCGGCTTCACGCTCCGCGGCCACCAATTCACCGACGCGCGCGGGGCGTTCACCCTCACCACCGTCGTGCCCGGCCTCTACCCCGGCCGCACCCGGCACATCCACGTGAAGGCCCAGGCCCCCGGCCGCCCGGTGCTCACCACCCAGCTGTACTTCCCCGGCGAGCCGCGCAACAACACCGACTCGATCTTCGACGCCCGGCTGCTCATGACCGTACGGGACGCGGGCGGCGCGAAGGAGGCGGCGTTCGACTTCGTGCTCGACGTGGCCCAGTCGCCGACACCGACCGCCTCACCCACCACGGCACCCCCCGGTACCACGTGGGCCGTCGGCACCTCCTACCGCTCCGGCGACCGCGTCGACTACGGCGGCCGCCCGTACGTCTGCCTCCAGGCCCACACCGCCCAGCCGGGCTGGGAACCGCCGAACGTGCCCGCGCTGTGGCGGGCCGCGTGA
- a CDS encoding oxidoreductase, with amino-acid sequence MTTTMIDAAAAGTWKLGDLTVNRLGFGAMRLTGSAAFDPSTPSSDRERSIGVLRRAVELGVNHIDTAAFYFSRLRSANELINRALAPYPDDLVIVTKVGPGRDASGEWLPWATPEQLRGQVEENLRQLGRDHLDVVNLRLNGPGSLAEHFGALAELRDAGLIRHLGLSNITPEHLAEAQAIAPVVCVQNRYGLDSRRTGSDELLRLCGEQGIAFVPFFAIAGEGRESGAGQGSGTENEAVLAVARAHGVTSAQVRLAWTLQQGEHVLAIPGTGNPDHLVENVAAGALRLTDEEMELLLS; translated from the coding sequence ATGACTACAACGATGATCGACGCGGCGGCAGCGGGCACCTGGAAACTCGGTGATCTGACGGTCAACCGCCTGGGATTCGGCGCGATGCGCCTCACCGGCAGCGCGGCATTCGACCCGAGCACGCCGAGCAGCGACCGTGAACGGTCCATCGGCGTGCTGCGGCGAGCCGTCGAACTCGGCGTCAACCACATCGACACCGCCGCGTTCTACTTCTCCCGGCTCCGCTCCGCCAACGAACTGATCAACCGGGCGCTGGCGCCCTACCCGGACGATCTGGTCATCGTCACCAAGGTCGGGCCGGGCCGCGACGCGTCGGGCGAGTGGCTCCCATGGGCCACGCCGGAGCAACTGCGCGGCCAGGTGGAGGAGAACCTGCGCCAGCTCGGCCGCGACCACCTCGATGTGGTCAACCTGCGCCTCAACGGGCCGGGTTCGCTCGCCGAGCACTTCGGCGCGCTGGCCGAGCTGCGCGACGCCGGGCTCATCCGTCACCTGGGCCTCTCCAACATCACCCCCGAGCACCTCGCGGAGGCCCAGGCGATCGCGCCGGTGGTCTGTGTGCAGAACCGGTACGGCCTGGACAGCCGGCGTACGGGCTCCGACGAGCTGCTGCGGCTCTGCGGCGAGCAGGGCATCGCGTTCGTCCCGTTCTTCGCGATCGCCGGGGAAGGGCGCGAGAGCGGTGCGGGGCAAGGGAGCGGCACGGAGAACGAGGCGGTCCTCGCGGTCGCCCGCGCGCATGGGGTGACATCCGCGCAGGTCCGCCTCGCGTGGACGCTCCAGCAGGGCGAGCACGTGCTGGCCATCCCCGGCACCGGCAACCCGGACCACCTGGTGGAGAACGTGGCCGCGGGCGCGCTGCGGCTCACGGACGAGGAGATGGAGCTGCTCCTCTCCTGA
- a CDS encoding transglycosylase SLT domain-containing protein — protein MPAKGKHRRPKSSSLTRGIAAAGTGGAALIIPVIGATSAGAAPSTAHSGAPAKAVSAVTNGTVAAKAIVAKKATATTYSVVAGDSLSKIAQDLDVTGGWKKLYQDNRQAIGADPALIHPGLELAVGKKAKAPAASADRTATSARADRSARTATLPQQATAAVAKTATYANNLDGWIRQSLDIMAQHGIPGSYDGIYRNVMRESSGNPFAINNWDSNAVAGTPSKGLLQVIDPTFQAFHVPGTSTDSYDPVANIVAACNYAAKTYGSIDNVNGAY, from the coding sequence ATGCCTGCAAAGGGTAAGCACCGCCGTCCCAAGTCCAGCTCCCTGACCCGGGGCATCGCCGCCGCGGGCACCGGCGGCGCCGCACTCATCATTCCGGTGATCGGCGCGACCAGCGCCGGTGCCGCACCTTCGACGGCGCACTCCGGCGCCCCCGCGAAGGCGGTGTCCGCCGTCACCAACGGCACGGTGGCCGCCAAGGCGATCGTGGCGAAGAAGGCCACCGCGACGACCTACTCCGTGGTCGCCGGGGACTCCCTCTCCAAGATCGCCCAGGACCTCGACGTCACCGGCGGCTGGAAGAAGCTGTACCAGGACAACCGCCAGGCCATCGGCGCCGACCCGGCCCTGATCCACCCCGGCCTCGAACTGGCGGTGGGCAAGAAGGCGAAGGCCCCGGCGGCGTCCGCCGACCGTACGGCCACCTCGGCCCGGGCCGACCGTTCCGCCCGTACGGCCACGCTGCCCCAGCAGGCCACCGCCGCCGTGGCGAAGACGGCGACGTACGCGAACAACCTGGACGGCTGGATCCGGCAGTCGCTGGACATCATGGCCCAGCACGGCATCCCCGGCTCCTACGACGGCATCTACCGCAATGTGATGCGCGAGTCCTCGGGCAACCCGTTCGCCATCAACAACTGGGACTCCAACGCGGTGGCCGGCACGCCCTCCAAGGGCCTCCTCCAGGTCATCGACCCCACCTTCCAGGCCTTCCACGTGCCCGGCACGTCGACGGACAGCTACGACCCCGTCGCCAACATCGTCGCCGCGTGCAACTACGCGGCCAAGACGTACGGCTCGATCGACAACGTGAACGGCGCGTACTGA
- a CDS encoding TetR/AcrR family transcriptional regulator, which yields MPRPTRAELDAEIVEAAAELFTAQGYRGTSVQEIADRVGYSKTGLLHRFPSKERLLAATLIGPLTEFAALRATWGALPDGPERHRRASADLVDLALRHRSRLALLFNSGLPVLPGALAGVEGMGDLGDHRTETLAAFADADDLAGTIRAQLAVTGLVSTVAARQDVPDDVLRTPLLDAFRAACGISAHAASNGGSAC from the coding sequence ATGCCACGCCCGACGCGCGCCGAGCTGGACGCCGAGATCGTCGAGGCCGCCGCCGAGCTCTTCACCGCACAGGGTTACCGCGGCACCTCGGTGCAGGAGATCGCGGACCGCGTCGGCTACTCGAAGACCGGGCTGCTGCACCGGTTTCCCTCCAAGGAGCGGCTGCTCGCGGCGACGCTGATCGGTCCGCTGACCGAGTTCGCCGCGCTGCGCGCCACCTGGGGCGCCCTGCCGGACGGCCCCGAGCGGCACCGGCGGGCCTCGGCTGATCTGGTCGACCTGGCGCTGCGCCACCGCTCCCGGCTCGCCCTGCTCTTCAACTCCGGCCTGCCGGTGCTGCCCGGCGCGCTCGCCGGAGTGGAGGGCATGGGGGACCTGGGCGACCACCGCACGGAGACCCTCGCCGCCTTCGCGGACGCGGACGACCTGGCGGGCACGATCCGGGCGCAGCTTGCCGTCACCGGGCTGGTCAGCACGGTCGCCGCGCGCCAGGACGTACCGGACGACGTGCTGCGTACGCCCCTGCTGGACGCCTTCCGCGCCGCGTGCGGGATCTCCGCGCACGCCGCATCGAACGGGGGATCCGCATGCTGA
- a CDS encoding DUF2993 domain-containing protein: MLRPRAVAGRALRGWRKYAVGVVVLAGLSVAGDRAAAVWTEHRTADAFQKAQGLKSAPHVEVHGFPVLTQLAGGTLDRVDIEASDIPAGRDGGRLPITTLNVELDRLRRSSDASEAHAASAKATAFVSYKDLSDALGVEIGYSPDSTQSEPRVAASTSLPLLGRATASARVDVAGDHALAFRSVKVGDGLPKAMRAIVTGMLERELKLDGIPAGLALKSLTTTPDGLTATLSGKDVTFRTDARA; encoded by the coding sequence ATGCTGAGGCCGCGTGCCGTGGCGGGCCGGGCGCTGCGCGGTTGGCGCAAGTACGCGGTCGGCGTGGTCGTCCTGGCCGGGCTGAGCGTGGCGGGCGACCGGGCCGCGGCGGTCTGGACGGAACACCGTACGGCCGACGCGTTCCAGAAGGCACAGGGGCTCAAGTCCGCGCCGCACGTGGAGGTGCACGGCTTTCCCGTACTGACCCAGCTGGCCGGCGGCACCCTCGACCGCGTCGACATCGAAGCCTCCGACATCCCGGCGGGCCGCGACGGCGGCAGGCTCCCGATCACCACGCTGAACGTCGAGCTCGACCGCCTGCGCCGCTCCTCGGACGCCTCCGAGGCCCACGCCGCCTCCGCCAAGGCCACGGCCTTCGTGTCCTACAAGGATCTGTCCGACGCGCTCGGCGTCGAGATCGGCTACAGCCCGGACAGTACGCAGTCCGAACCGCGCGTCGCGGCCAGCACCAGCCTGCCGCTGCTCGGCAGGGCCACGGCCAGCGCGCGGGTCGACGTGGCGGGCGACCACGCGCTCGCCTTCCGGTCTGTGAAGGTGGGCGACGGCCTGCCGAAGGCGATGCGGGCGATCGTGACCGGCATGCTGGAGCGTGAGCTGAAGCTCGACGGCATCCCGGCCGGTCTGGCGCTCAAGTCCCTCACGACGACTCCGGACGGCCTCACCGCGACGCTCTCCGGAAAGGACGTCACCTTCCGCACCGACGCCCGCGCCTGA
- a CDS encoding epimerase: MPMKVILFGATGMVGQGVLRECLRDDRVGSVLAVGRTALGVTHPKLSELVHSDLAALMGEPGTQAQLTGYDACFFCLGVSSAGMDEAAYRRVTHDLTLAVARPLSSWNPGSTFVYVSGQGTDSTEQGRIKWARIKGRTENDLLALDLDAYMFRPGYIQPLHGITSKTRLYRAAYVVTKPLYPVLKRLAPDRVTTTEQLGRAMIAVAAEGARVHVLETKDINRAASRL, from the coding sequence ATGCCCATGAAGGTGATCCTCTTCGGCGCGACCGGCATGGTCGGCCAGGGTGTGCTGCGGGAGTGCCTGCGCGACGACAGGGTCGGGAGCGTCCTCGCCGTGGGCCGCACCGCGCTCGGCGTCACGCACCCGAAACTGAGCGAACTCGTCCACTCCGACCTGGCGGCGCTGATGGGCGAGCCCGGCACACAGGCCCAACTCACCGGATACGACGCCTGCTTCTTCTGCCTGGGCGTCTCCTCGGCGGGCATGGACGAGGCGGCCTACAGGCGCGTCACCCACGACCTCACCCTCGCGGTCGCCCGCCCCCTGTCCTCCTGGAACCCCGGCTCCACCTTCGTCTACGTCTCCGGCCAGGGCACCGACAGCACCGAGCAGGGCCGGATCAAGTGGGCCCGGATCAAGGGCAGGACGGAGAACGACCTGCTGGCGCTGGACCTGGACGCGTACATGTTCCGCCCCGGATACATCCAGCCCCTGCACGGCATCACCTCGAAAACCCGCCTCTACCGGGCCGCGTACGTGGTCACGAAGCCGCTCTACCCCGTCCTGAAGCGGCTGGCCCCGGACCGCGTCACCACGACGGAACAACTGGGCCGGGCGATGATCGCGGTCGCGGCGGAGGGCGCCCGGGTCCATGTGCTGGAGACGAAGGACATCAACCGGGCGGCATCCCGCCTTTGA
- a CDS encoding beta-glucanase has protein sequence MLTEAPRLPFFTADFTSPAQWVAGHSWAYPDGGPVNPGDDKLDHLVPDAAYSRSGTFWARRRPEGTWSTGLLTTEGSDEDFMVRAGDVLEARVRLPRAEGAWPAIWTWRDGGQEVDVFEYHPDNPDLLELTNHVRDTHHTHRDPSITPGGLVDLRVRFGARSVTWWVNGTHVFADHRGVGRSWHAHLIVNLSVSAGRFHPAPAPEVSEMSFEVPALRVYRGEH, from the coding sequence GTGCTCACCGAGGCCCCGCGACTCCCCTTCTTCACTGCCGACTTCACCTCCCCCGCGCAGTGGGTCGCGGGCCACTCCTGGGCGTATCCGGACGGCGGCCCGGTCAACCCCGGCGACGACAAGCTCGACCACCTGGTCCCCGACGCCGCCTACAGCCGCTCCGGCACGTTCTGGGCGCGGCGCCGCCCCGAGGGCACGTGGAGCACGGGACTGCTGACCACCGAGGGCAGCGACGAGGACTTCATGGTGCGGGCGGGCGACGTCCTGGAGGCCCGGGTGCGGCTGCCGCGCGCCGAAGGGGCCTGGCCGGCGATCTGGACTTGGCGGGACGGCGGCCAGGAGGTCGACGTGTTCGAGTACCACCCCGACAACCCCGACCTCCTGGAACTGACCAACCACGTCCGGGACACCCACCACACCCACCGCGATCCGTCGATCACGCCCGGCGGCCTGGTCGACCTGCGGGTGAGGTTCGGCGCCCGCTCGGTCACGTGGTGGGTGAACGGCACCCATGTCTTCGCCGACCACCGAGGAGTGGGCCGCTCCTGGCACGCCCACCTCATCGTCAACCTCTCGGTCAGCGCGGGCCGCTTCCACCCGGCCCCCGCCCCGGAGGTGTCGGAGATGTCGTTCGAGGTCCCGGCGCTGCGGGTGTACCGGGGCGAGCACTGA
- a CDS encoding cold-shock protein, which translates to MATGTVKWFNSEKGFGFIEQEGGGPDVFAHYSNIATQGFRELQEGQKVTFDVTQGQKGPQAENILPA; encoded by the coding sequence ATGGCTACTGGCACCGTGAAGTGGTTCAACTCGGAAAAGGGCTTCGGCTTCATCGAGCAGGAGGGTGGCGGCCCGGACGTCTTCGCCCACTACTCGAACATCGCCACCCAGGGCTTCCGTGAGCTTCAGGAAGGCCAGAAGGTGACCTTCGACGTCACGCAGGGCCAGAAGGGCCCCCAGGCGGAGAACATCCTCCCCGCCTGA
- a CDS encoding DEAD/DEAH box helicase, producing MNRSARTNDRSFGARKGSGSGGARYRAQAQAQAQGRSGGRPRRPAAPQGEFALPTTVTPALPPAEAFADLDMPAPLLAALAAEDVTVPFPIQAATLPNSLAGRDVLGRGRTGSGKTLAFGLALLARTAGKRADSKQPLALVLVPTRELAQQVTDALTPYARSLRLRLATVVGGMSIGRQAGALRSGAEVVVATPGRLKDLVERRDCRLDRVDITVLDEADQMADMGFMPQVTELLDLVRPGGQRMLFSATLDRNVDLLVRQYLTDPVVHSVDPSAAAVTTMEHHLLHVHGADKYATATEIAAREGRVIMFLDTKHAVDQFTKHLMSSGVRAAALHGGKSQPQRTRTLAQFKDGQVTTLVATNVAARGIHVDDLDLVVNVDPPADHKDYLHRGGRTARAGESGSVVTLVTPNQRRDMSRLMADAGIRPQITQVRSGEAELARITGAKTPSGVPIGNAPAAERPKRGGAPFRGIGTTPGRPGRSGGSRRTTEAQQLAEARKAARVRRSA from the coding sequence ATGAACCGATCAGCTCGCACGAATGACCGCTCGTTCGGCGCCCGCAAGGGATCCGGCTCCGGCGGCGCCCGCTACCGCGCGCAGGCGCAGGCCCAGGCGCAGGGCCGCTCCGGCGGCCGCCCCCGGCGCCCCGCCGCCCCGCAGGGCGAGTTCGCGCTCCCCACCACCGTCACCCCGGCACTGCCCCCGGCCGAGGCGTTCGCCGACCTGGACATGCCCGCCCCGCTGCTCGCGGCGCTCGCCGCCGAGGACGTGACGGTGCCGTTCCCGATCCAGGCGGCCACCCTGCCGAACTCGCTCGCGGGCCGCGACGTCCTGGGCCGGGGCCGCACCGGCTCGGGCAAGACCCTCGCCTTCGGCCTCGCGCTCCTGGCCCGTACCGCGGGCAAGCGCGCCGACTCCAAGCAGCCGCTGGCCCTGGTCCTCGTCCCCACCCGTGAGCTGGCGCAGCAGGTCACCGACGCGCTCACCCCGTACGCCCGGTCGCTGCGGCTGCGCCTGGCCACCGTCGTCGGCGGGATGTCGATCGGACGGCAGGCCGGGGCGCTGCGCTCCGGCGCCGAGGTCGTCGTGGCGACGCCCGGCCGCCTGAAGGACCTCGTCGAGCGCCGCGACTGCCGTCTGGACCGGGTGGACATCACCGTCCTGGACGAGGCCGACCAGATGGCCGACATGGGCTTCATGCCGCAGGTCACCGAGCTGCTCGACCTGGTGCGCCCCGGCGGGCAGCGGATGCTGTTCTCGGCCACCCTGGACCGCAACGTGGACCTGCTGGTGCGCCAGTACCTGACCGACCCGGTGGTCCACTCCGTCGACCCGTCGGCGGCCGCGGTCACCACGATGGAACACCACCTGCTGCACGTGCACGGCGCCGACAAGTACGCCACCGCCACGGAGATCGCCGCCCGCGAGGGCCGGGTGATCATGTTCCTGGACACCAAGCACGCCGTCGACCAGTTCACCAAGCACCTGATGAGCAGCGGTGTACGGGCGGCCGCGCTGCACGGCGGCAAGTCGCAGCCGCAGCGCACCCGCACCCTGGCCCAGTTCAAGGACGGGCAGGTCACCACGCTGGTGGCGACCAACGTGGCGGCGCGCGGCATCCACGTCGACGACCTCGACCTGGTCGTCAACGTCGACCCGCCGGCCGACCATAAGGACTATCTGCACCGCGGCGGCCGTACCGCCCGCGCGGGTGAGTCCGGCAGCGTCGTCACCCTGGTGACGCCCAACCAGCGCCGCGACATGAGCCGACTGATGGCGGACGCCGGGATCCGGCCGCAGATCACCCAGGTCCGCTCCGGCGAGGCCGAGCTGGCCCGTATCACCGGCGCGAAGACCCCGTCGGGCGTGCCGATCGGCAACGCGCCGGCGGCCGAGCGCCCCAAGCGCGGCGGGGCCCCGTTCCGGGGCATCGGCACCACCCCCGGGCGGCCCGGCCGCTCCGGCGGCAGCCGCCGGACCACCGAGGCGCAGCAACTCGCCGAGGCGCGCAAGGCGGCCCGGGTGCGCCGCTCCGCGTAG
- a CDS encoding GntR family transcriptional regulator has protein sequence MVVFRVDRRSGLPAYLQIVHQVEQALRMGALAEGDKLPTAAQVAATTKVNPNTTLKAYRELERSGLVEVRQGAGTFITRSLATPQTAPESPLRARLGEWLREARAQGMTEHDVTTLFDALLGETFPAATPTHTPAH, from the coding sequence ATGGTCGTGTTCCGCGTGGACCGCCGCAGCGGCCTGCCCGCCTATCTCCAGATCGTCCACCAGGTGGAGCAGGCGCTGCGCATGGGGGCGTTGGCCGAGGGCGACAAACTGCCGACGGCGGCGCAGGTGGCCGCCACCACGAAGGTGAACCCCAACACCACCCTCAAGGCCTACCGGGAGCTGGAGCGCTCCGGCCTCGTCGAAGTGCGCCAGGGGGCGGGGACGTTCATCACTCGCTCGCTCGCCACCCCGCAGACCGCTCCGGAGTCACCGCTGCGCGCCCGGCTCGGCGAGTGGCTGCGCGAGGCGCGGGCGCAGGGCATGACCGAACACGACGTCACGACGCTGTTCGACGCCCTGCTCGGCGAGACATTTCCGGCGGCGACGCCGACGCACACCCCCGCACACTGA
- a CDS encoding ABC transporter permease: MSTLTRPAIADEPTRTAPRRLRGLLWLVARQHRAVLIACTAAVVIGSAWIIYQRHTFLHDAHAAGWPGTGADEIDGALRVRLENRFNEIASYVGYLPMLFGIFLGAPLLAADQENGTARLVTTQSVPRARWLRWKLGFALVLVAVTTAVLGTLLTWYWHSARPLVSRDWLDASIFENTGPVLLTMALFTTSLGIVIGALVRRAVTAMTLTAFGTFAFSVAFDYLKPHLATPRRVAFPLNGDHPAVLNGSVQVDQWVGTASGKLYGWGTCVNEADADACRVRKGIVNSVWDYFGYDQMATLQWTAAALLAVASAVLLALAVWRTRRQAF, encoded by the coding sequence ATGAGCACGCTCACCCGCCCCGCCATCGCCGACGAGCCGACCCGCACCGCGCCCAGGAGGCTGCGCGGACTGCTCTGGCTGGTGGCGCGCCAGCACCGGGCCGTCCTGATCGCCTGCACCGCGGCCGTCGTGATCGGCTCTGCCTGGATCATCTATCAGCGCCACACCTTCCTGCACGACGCGCACGCCGCCGGCTGGCCCGGCACGGGTGCCGACGAGATCGACGGCGCACTGCGCGTGCGGCTGGAGAACCGGTTCAACGAGATCGCCTCGTACGTGGGGTATCTCCCGATGCTCTTCGGCATCTTCCTCGGCGCCCCGCTGCTCGCCGCGGACCAGGAGAACGGCACGGCGCGGCTGGTCACCACCCAGTCGGTGCCCCGCGCGCGCTGGCTGCGGTGGAAACTCGGCTTCGCCCTGGTGCTCGTCGCGGTGACCACGGCGGTCCTGGGCACGCTGCTGACCTGGTACTGGCACAGCGCACGACCGCTCGTCTCCCGCGACTGGCTCGACGCGTCGATCTTCGAGAACACGGGCCCCGTGCTGCTCACCATGGCTCTGTTCACCACGTCCCTCGGCATCGTCATCGGCGCGCTGGTGCGCCGTGCGGTGACCGCGATGACGCTCACGGCCTTCGGCACGTTCGCCTTCTCGGTGGCCTTCGACTACCTCAAGCCGCACCTCGCGACACCCCGCCGGGTCGCGTTCCCCCTCAACGGTGACCACCCGGCGGTGCTCAACGGCTCGGTCCAGGTGGACCAGTGGGTCGGCACCGCCTCCGGCAAGCTCTACGGGTGGGGCACCTGCGTCAACGAGGCCGACGCCGACGCCTGCCGGGTCCGTAAGGGCATCGTCAACTCGGTGTGGGACTACTTCGGTTACGACCAGATGGCCACCCTTCAGTGGACGGCGGCCGCTCTGCTGGCCGTGGCGAGCGCGGTCCTGCTCGCGCTGGCCGTGTGGCGGACCCGCCGCCAGGCGTTCTAG
- a CDS encoding ABC transporter ATP-binding protein, with translation MTAPGAADTRWALEARGLGRKYRRGWALRDCTFRIPAGRICGLVGPNGAGKSTLLNLAAGLVAPSAGELLLFGTPAGSPAALPRYAYLAQDKPMFKRFTVAESLRLGQELNPGWDQAAAERIVRAGRIPLGARIGSLSGGQRTRVAFALAFGKRPELLLLDEPMADLDPVARDELSSLLMSEAVERGTTVLMSSHMLSELEHMCDYLLVLADGRVRMAGETDELVPMHTLVTGVATDRGLPAELATHTVIESRTAGRQFTAMVRTEGPLTGDWQLAEPSMEEVLLAYLRNPEAPALLSPAAAPGHQEEYAV, from the coding sequence ATGACCGCTCCTGGCGCGGCCGACACCCGGTGGGCCCTGGAAGCGCGTGGGCTGGGGAGGAAATACCGTCGGGGCTGGGCCCTGCGGGACTGCACCTTCCGGATTCCGGCCGGGCGCATCTGCGGCCTGGTGGGCCCCAACGGCGCCGGAAAGAGCACCCTGCTGAACCTGGCGGCCGGGCTCGTCGCGCCGAGCGCCGGGGAGCTGCTGCTCTTCGGCACCCCGGCCGGCTCGCCCGCCGCGCTGCCCCGGTACGCGTATCTCGCCCAGGACAAGCCGATGTTCAAGCGGTTCACCGTGGCCGAGTCGCTGCGGCTCGGCCAGGAGCTGAACCCGGGCTGGGACCAGGCGGCGGCCGAGCGCATCGTGCGCGCCGGGCGGATCCCGCTGGGCGCCCGGATCGGCAGTCTCTCCGGCGGCCAGCGCACCCGCGTGGCCTTCGCGCTCGCCTTCGGCAAGCGGCCCGAACTGCTGCTCCTGGACGAGCCGATGGCCGATCTCGACCCGGTCGCCCGCGACGAGCTGAGCTCGCTGCTGATGTCCGAGGCCGTCGAGCGCGGCACCACGGTCCTGATGTCCTCCCACATGCTCAGCGAGCTTGAGCACATGTGCGACTACCTCCTCGTGCTCGCCGACGGCCGGGTCCGGATGGCCGGTGAGACCGACGAGCTGGTGCCGATGCACACCCTGGTCACCGGGGTCGCCACCGACCGGGGCCTGCCCGCCGAGCTGGCCACCCACACGGTGATCGAGTCCCGCACCGCGGGACGGCAGTTCACCGCGATGGTGCGCACCGAGGGCCCGCTGACCGGCGACTGGCAGCTCGCCGAGCCCAGCATGGAAGAAGTGCTGCTCGCCTACCTCCGCAACCCCGAGGCGCCCGCGCTGCTTTCCCCGGCCGCCGCTCCCGGCCACCAAGAGGAGTACGCCGTATGA